A genomic window from Vigna radiata var. radiata cultivar VC1973A chromosome 2, Vradiata_ver6, whole genome shotgun sequence includes:
- the LOC106756104 gene encoding small subunit processome component 20 homolog isoform X3, with the protein MVLHHDVSAKIFSTEPIRGAQFMAEAMSFVLRNSPDEQLERGIRRLIDDAVKKPSLCREGVEALLFNIMKGSTSRFHSKAERVLQLLISEAIYPIGDKASQDSMAIVKIVKSVLKKLCEKMESKELNLVWNCLYKETDECLNTGNIRHLQYTLSVLVSAIKVQNGQKVSDYKPVLKLALRLVQTFTKASGVIDSQDMDLVVDRILKLMLAILKGLCNCNTSMIPECALQWAPIFKSGSSSLLSFIRKLLHEDLCLFHFRSNVISAMNDLMEISEEEVIHLLQSFCEKMQLDILNSDLVNGTSEEAPLARVCSRLQKIISYWKEKINDIARADVLCEINEGMLAHLWGAVSCYSHMCIVGGNPSLMVELMDALDHLLTAKAGYIGDMSKRALESIIGAALSSYNRLCKHSFCGADETGKFLSLAKRYKLSPPVLLAVADYLEFKYGSSLENNGCRIYNPELEEKTADAVAIFSDNLHHSDKEIRISTLKILCHCKPLVWESSSVDEAADMKKKTEVSPTSNADFTENNALLLLLSLETTPISISTSRSIQLLISKIQMKLSAGRIPNVYVPLVLNGLLGVLNNRFSHLWNPVLECIAVLISVHHSHVWNSLVDYIERCQATFLTPCNLHASDNGALFGHPAGLLDCFKLFVCHATDSTPTVTILVLLLQALQKIPAVIEPHSRQFIPLFLKFLGYNTLDLASVGLFDSVSCEGKEWKTVLKEWLNLLKLMKNPKSFYCGQFLKGVLQNRLLEENDPEIQMRVLDCLLIWKDDYILPYIEHLRNLINSKNLREELTTWSLSRESEYIEECHRAYLVPLVIRLLMPRVRKLKGLASRKKASICHRKAILSFVAGVDVIELPLFFALLIKPLQIVKKTDGPANLFWTLPTGSINEFQDAALLEYFTFDNIANLSWKKKYGFLHVIEDIVAVFDELHIRPFLDLLVGCVVRLLESCTLSLSANLSRLPSEQHNSSPKNCIGEDSLPTDQIKISGNLNQLKDMRSLCLRIISLVLNKYEDHEFCPDWWDKFFSAVKPLIEKFKQETASSEKPSSLLSCFTAMSANNKLVALLCWKESLVPDIFSIISVNSASETVVYCVLKFVENLLNLDNQFNGEDNAAQTVLLSNIEVLVDSMCCLFGRDNAVKRKLIKSPGETVIRIFKFLPKYIRHAELAKQFVDILLLFMEKNTQNSDVWVEVLQVIQNILPTLGHESTTKILRAVSPLYISAELDMRLRICDLLDALVASNASILPMAKLLRQLNTTSTLGWLDHDAILDAYGIINIDFFGNVQVEQALLILSHCVHDMSSEETTFMCSAHSSLLSFVDFSALILHQEENSEEHMSVMKSTDDCWTKSCIQRVAKKFLLKHMADAMDGSLSVIKGWIKLLHQMVLKLPEVSNLKSLMALCNEDGEAVFFDNISDSVIRKRVKALSWFRNVVSVNKLSEFITEKVFLRLFFNMLFDEKEEKAEHLKNACIETIASVAGQMGWKSYYTLLIRCLRGASSSSDKQKLFIRLICYILDKFHFYDKEPKEPLDGVSDKEMRDTDVNKEIQTCLCKNVLPKIQKLLDSESEKVNVNISLAALKLLKLLPGDVMDLYLPTIVHRISNFLKSHLESIRDEARSALATCLKELGLEYLQFIVKVLQSTLKRGYELHVLGYTLNFILSKCLSTPVVGKIDYCLEDLLSVIENDILGDVADQKEVEKIASKMKETRKKKSLESLKFVAQNITFKSYALKLLAPVTSHLQKHITPNVKGKLESMLHHMATGIESNPSVDQTDLFIFIYGIVEDGLKDEISWHDNKLLQLEDKDSHVKTKRISKGPVVAKGLLCSHLITVFGLRIFHKRMKSLKQDAKDENTLSLLDPFVKLLCDSLSSKYEDILSISLLCLAILVRLPLPSLQQHAERLKASLLDIAQGSVSSSSPLMQSCLKLQSVLLRNTKISLTSDQINSLIHLPIFLDIEKNPSLDALSLLKGIVSRKLVVPEIYDLVTRVAELMVTSQIEAIRKKCSKIFLQFLLDYRLSEKRLQQHLDFLLLNLGYEHSTGRESLLEMIHAIIVKFPRSALDEQSNILFLHLVVCLANDNDNIVRSMAETAIKKLVSSVSPNSFKSILDCGLSWYLEGKQQLCGAQVLGLLIEVKKKGFREHINSILPVTKHIFRSAIDAVTNRKEGFSDESVIPLWKEAYYSLVMLEKMINQFGDLCFAEYLEDIWEAICEMLLHPHSRVRNISVRLIALYFAHVTDATRENHGTSLRSYFIMSPSRLFLIATSLCCQLKMPLINDSDSSLMTQIFIFAICGVHSLMGQSACIDPPAFWSTLSQQEKDQFLKAFDLLDSRKGRSMFMSSSTASIYEHSNQLNVDNAHRALVSLLLKKMGKIALQMDTIQMGIVFNSFGNIMAQISQDDRLYYAHVILLPLYKVCEGFAGKVVIESDKKLAEDTCRKLENILGTQNFVQVYNHIRKNLMLKRNKRRQEEKQMAVINPMRNAKRRLRISAKNRANKKRKIMKLKEETFRAGIKSMRNPKRKLRISAENHANKKRKNL; encoded by the exons ATTCAATGGCCATTGTGAAAATTGTTAAATCTGTCCTCAAGAAACTATGTGAGAAGATGGAGTCTAAGGAGCTGAATTTGGTATGGAATTGTTTATATAAGGAAACAGATGAATGTCTTAATACTGGAAATATCAGGCACTTACAATATACTTTATCAGTACTTGTCTCAGCTATAAAGGTGCAAAATGGGCAAAAAGTGTCTG ATTATAAGCCTGTGTTGAAACTAGCTTTGCGGCTTGTGCAGACATTTACCAAAGCTTCTGGAGTTATTGATTCACAAGATATGGATCTAGTTGTTGatagaattttgaaattaatgttgGCCATTCTCAAAGGACTCTGTAATTGCAATACCTCAATGATACCAGAGTGTGCCCTCCAGTGGGCTCCAATTTTTAAATCAGGAAGCTCAAG TTTGCTGTCTTTCATTAGAAAATTGCTACACGAGGAtctttgtttatttcatttcagAAGTAATGTTATAAG TGCAATGAATGATTTGATGGAGATTTCAGAGGAAGAGGTCATACATTTGTTGCAGTCTTTCTGTGAGAAAATGCAATTAGACATACTTAACTCAGACTTAGTCAATGGAACAAGTGAAGAAGCACCGTTGGCTAGAGTTTGCAGTCGTTTGCAAAAGATAATCAGCTattggaaggaaaaaataaatgatattgcTCGTGCTGATGTATTATGTGAAATTAATGAAGGAATGTTGGCACATTTGTGGGGAGCTGTGAGCTGCTATTCTCATATGTGTATTGTAGGTGGCAATCCTTCCTTGATGGTGGAGCTCATGGATGCTCTAGATCATCTTCTGACTGCTAAAGCTG GTTACATTGGAGATATGTCTAAAAGGGCCTTGGAAAGCATTATAGGTGCGGCATTAAGTTCTTACAACAGATTGTGCAAGCACAGTTTCTGTGGAGCTGATGAAACTGGGAAGTTTTTAAGTCTTGCAAAACGATATAAATTGTCTCCACCAGTGTTGTTGGCTGTTGCTGATTATTTGGAATTCAAGTACGG TTCTTCATTGGAAAACAATGGGTGTAGAATTTATAATCCAGAGCTCGAAGAAAAGACAGCAGATGCAGTGGCAATTTTTTCTGATAATTTGCATCACTCAGACAAGGAGATTCGCATTTCAACTCTAAAAATACTATGCCACTGTAAACCTTTAGTTTGGGAAAGTTCTTCAGTGGATGAGGCTGctgatatgaaaaagaaaactgaagTTTCTCCAACTTCCAATGCTGATTTCACAGAAAATAAT GCTCTTCTGTTGCTCCTATCCCTTGAAACAACTCCTATTTCAATTTCTACAAGCAGAAGCATTCAGCTATTGATTTCCAAGATTCAGATGAAACTATCTGCTGGAAGGATTCCTAATGTTTATGTGCCTCTGGTTTTGAATGGATTGCTGGGCGTCTTGAATAATCGATTTAGCCACCTATGGAATCCTGTATTAGAATGCATTGCTGTCTTGATTAGTGTACATCATTCACATGTATGGAATAGTCTTGTGGATTATATAGAAAGGTGTCAAGCAACATTTCTTACCCCTTGTAACTTGCACGCTAGTGACAATGGTGCTTTGTTTGGTCATCCAGCTG GTCTACTTGATTGTTTCAAATTGTTTGTCTGCCATGCAACTGATAGCACACCGACTGTAACAATATTAGTGCTATTACTGCAAGCTTTGCAAAAAATTCCAGCTGTTATCGAACCTCACTCTCGGCAGTTCATtcctttatttttgaaatttttgggCTACAACACTCTTGATCTTGCAAG CGTGGGATTGTTTGATTCTGTTTCTTGTGAAGGCAAAGAGTGGAAGACCGTCTTGAAAGAATGGTTAAACTTGTTGAAGCTAATGAAAAATCCTAAGTCATTTTACTGTGGCCAGTTTCTTAAGGGGGTTCTGCAGAATAG GCTTTTAGAAGAAAATGATCCTGAAATACAGATGCGAGTTTTGGATTGCTTGTTAATCTGGAAGGATGATTACATTTTACCATATATTGAGCATTTAAGAAACTTGATTAATTCCAAAAATTTAAGGGAGGAACTGACAACATGGAGTTTATCGAGAGAATCTGAATATATTGAAGAATGCCACCGAGCTTATCTTGTGCCATTAGTTATCCGTCTTTTGATGCCAAGAGTAAGAAAGTTGAAAGGACTTGCATCTCGAAAG AAAGCAAGCATTTGTCACCGGAAAGCTATTCTGAGTTTTGTAGCTGGAGTTGATGTCATTGAGTTGCCTCTTTTCTTTGCGCTACTGATAAAGCCCTTGCAAATAGTGAAGAAAACAGATGGGCCTGCTAATTTGTTTTGGACTTTACCTACAGGTTCTATTAATGAATTTCAAGATGCTGCTTTGTTGGAATATTTCACTTTCGACAATATAGCAAATCTATCctggaaaaagaaatatggttttTTGCATGTCATTGAAGACATTGTTGCAGTTTTTGATGAATTGCATATTAGGCCATTTCTTGATCTTCTAGTGGGCTGTGTTGTCCGGTTATTAGAGAGCTGCACTTTAAGTCTTAGTGCAAATTTGAGCAGGCTTCCTTCAGAGCAGCATAATTCTAGCCCTAAAAACTGTATTGGGGAGGACAGTTTGCCAACAGACCAAATCAAG ATcagtggtaatttgaatcagctGAAGGATATGAGATCTCTATGCCTGAGAATTATTTCTCTTGTGCTCAATAAGTACGAAGATCATGAATTTTGTCCTGATTGGTGGGATAAATTCTTTTCTGCAGTAAAACCTCTTATTGAGAAATTTAAACAGGAGACTGCTAGTAGTGAGAAACCAAGTTCACTGTTATCTTGCTTTACGGCAATGAGTGCAAACAATAAACTTGTAGCACTATTATGCTGGAAAGAAAGCCTTGTACCAGATATATTTTCCATTATCTCTGTCAATTCAGCTTCTGAAACTGTTGTATATTGTGTTTTAAAGTTTGTTGAAAACTTGTTAAACCTTGACAATCAGTTTAATGGTGAAGACAACGCTGCTCAAACAGTTTTACTTTCAAACATAGAAGTACTGGTGGACAGCATGTGCTGTTTATTTGGAAGAGATAATGCAGTCAAGAG AAAGCTGATCAAATCTCCTGGGGAGACAGTGAtaagaattttcaaatttttaccCAAGTACATCAGACATGCAGAGTTGGCAAAGCAATTCGTGGACATCTTGCTTTTGTTTATGGAAAAGAATACTCAAAATTCTG ATGTCTGGGTTGAAGTTTTGCAAGTCATTCAGAATATTTTACCAACACTAGGACATGAAAGTACCACTAAAATTCTAAGGGCTGTTTCTCCATTATATATTTCGGCCGAGTTGGATATGCGATTGAGAATCTGTGATCTTCTTGATGCTCTTGTAGCTTCCAATGCATCTATACTCCCAATG GCAAAACTTCTCCGTCAGCTGAATACAACGTCTACTTTGGGTTGGCTAGATCATGATGCCATTTTGGACGCATACGGAATCATTAATATCGATTTCTTCGGAAATGTTCAAGTGGAGCAAGCATTACTTATTTTGTCACATTGTGTGCATGACATGTCATCAGAAGAAACAACTTTTATGTGTAGTGCGCATAGTTCATTGCTGtcttttgttgatttttctGCTCTCATCCTTCACCAAGAAGAAAACAGTGAAGAACATATGTCTGTGATGAAAAGCACTGATGATTGTTGGACAAAATCTTGCATCCAGCGTGTAGCCAAGAAATTTCTCTTGAAGCATATGGCAGATGCGATGGATGGATCACTTTCAGTTATAAAG GGATGGATAAAATTGTTACATCAAATGGTGTTGAAGCTTCCAGAAGTATCAAACCTTAAATCACTTATGGCTTTGTGCAACGAAGATGGTGAAGCagttttttttgacaatataagTGACTCAGTG ATACGTAAGAGAGTTAAGGCATTGTCATGGTTTCGAAATGTTGTCAGTGTGAACAAGCTTTCAGAG TTCATCACTGAAAAAGTGTTCCTGCGACTCTTCTTCAACATGTTGTTtgatgagaaagaagaaaaggcaGAACATTTGAAAAATGCATGCATAGAGACCATTGCTTCTGTAGCTGGTCAGATGGGATGGAAATCATACTATACATTATTGATCAGATGTCTTCGAGGTGCATCCAGTAGTTCAGATAAACAGAAACTCTTTATACGCCTAATTTGCTATATTTTGGATAAATTTCACTTTTATGATAAAGAACCTAAGGAACCTTTGGATGGGGTTTCTGACAAAGAGATGAGGGATACTGATGTGAACAAAGAGATACAGACATGCCTATGTAAAAATGTGCTTCCAAAGATACAAAAGTTACTGGATTCTGAATCTGAAAAGGTCAATGTAAATATCAGTCTTGCTGCACTGAAGCTTCTTAAATTACTTCCTGGAGATGTGATGGACTTGTATCTTCCAACAATTGTTCATCGAATATCAAACTTCTTGAAGAGCCATCTAGAAAGCATCCGTGATGAAGCTAGGTCTGCATTGGCCACTTGTTTGAAAGAACTTGGATTGGAATACTTGCAGTTCATTGTCAAGGTTTTGCAATCTACCTTGAAGCGAGGATATGAACTTCATGTCTTAGGATAcacacttaattttattttgtccaAGTGTCTTTCAACTCCAGTTGTCGGAAAGATAGATTACTGTTTGGAGGATCTGCTTTCTGTGATAGAGAATGACATTCTAGGAGATGTTGCCGATCAAAAAGAGGTGGAAAAGATAGCttcaaaaatgaaagaaacgcGGAAGAAAAAGTCATTGGAAAGCTTGAAATTTGTGGCCCAAAATATTACATTCAAAAGCTATGCCCTGAAGCTCCTTGCACCAGTGACTTCTCATCTGCAGAAGCACATCACAccaaatgtaaaaggaaaattgGAAAGTATGTTACATCATATGGCTACTGGTATTGAAAGCAATCCCTCTGTAGATCAAACTGATCTATTTATCTTCATTTATGGCATTGTTGAAGATGGATTAAAAGACGAAATCAGTTGGCATGATAATAAGTTGTTGCAATTGGAAGATAAAGATAGCCATGTTAAAACAAAGAGAATTTCTAAAGGCCCCGTTGTTGCTAAGGGCTTGTTGTGTTCACACCTTATTACAGTGTTTGGTCTCAGAATATTTCATAAACGTATGAAGAGTTTGAAACAGGATGCAAAAGATGAAAATACTTTATCCTTATTAGACCCTTTTGTCAAGCTTTTATGTGATAGCTTGTCCTCAAAGTATGAAGATATCCTGTCAATTTCCCTTCTATGCCTTGCTATACTGGTAAGGTTGCCTTTACCATCCCTTCAACAACATGCTGAGAGATTAAAGGCTTCTCTGTTGGATATTGCCCAGGGTTCAGTCAGCTCTAGCAGTCCTTTAATGCAGTCATGTTTGAAATTGCAGTCTGTGCTTTTGAGGAACACTAAAATTTCTCTCACCTCAGatcaaataaattcattaattcaCCTTCCTATATTTCttgatattgaaaaaaatcCATCATTGGATGCCCTATCACTTCTAAAGGGTATAGTCAGCCGCAAGCTGGTGGTGCCTGAAATATATGATCTTGTTACTAGGGTTGCTGAATTGATGGTGACAAGTCAAATTGAAGCAATCCGCAAAAAATGCAGTAAAATTTTCTTGCAATTTCTGCTGGATTATAGACTTTCAGAGAAACGCTTGCAACAACATTTGGATTTCCTGCTCTTAAATTTGGG TTATGAGCATTCAACTGGACGGGAATCTCTTCTTGAAATGATTCATGCTATTATTGTCAAATTTCCAAGAAGTGCTTTGGATGAACaatctaatatattatttctccATTTGGTAGTTTGCTTAGccaatgataatgataatattgtTCGTTCTATGGCTGAAACTGCTATAAAGAAGCTTGTTAGTTCTGTCAGTCCTAATTCATTTAAATCTATTCTTGATTGTGGTCTTTCTTGGTATTTGGAAGGCAAGCAACAGCTATGCGGTGCCCAG GTTCTTGGACTGCTGAttgaagtgaaaaagaaaggatTTCGTGAACATATAAATTCTATCTTGCCTGTGACTAAACACATCTTTAGGTCTGCCATAGATGCAGTTACCAACAGGAAAGAGGGCTTTTCAGATGAATCCGTCATTCCTCTTTGGAAGGAGGCTTACTATTCTCTTGTTATGTTAGAGAAGATGATCAACCAATTCGGTGATTTATGCTTTGCAGAGTATCTTGAG GATATATGGGAAGCAATATGTGAAATGCTGTTGCACCCACATTCACGGGTACGAAACATATCAGTTCGCCTCATAGCCCTCTACTTTGCGCATGTAACAGATGCTACCCGAGAAAATCATGGCACCTCCTTAAGGAGTTATTTTATTATGAGTCCAAGTAGACTATTTCTAATAGCTACTTCTCTTTGCTGCCAACTAAAAATGCCGCTCATAAATGATTCTGACAGCAGCCTGATGACCCAGATTTTTATCTTTGCTATCTGTGGTGTCCATTCTTTGATGGGGCAAAGTGCATGTATAGATCCCCCTGCTTTCTGGTCTACTCTTTCGCAACAAGAAAAGGATCAATTTCTTAAAGCATTTGACTTACTTGAttcaagaaaaggaagaagcaTGTTCATGTCTTCATCTACTGCTTCTATATATGAACACAGCAATCAGCTGAATGTTGACAATGCTCATCGTGCATTAGTCTCATTATTGCTCAAGAAAATGGGGAAGATTGCCCTTCAAATGGATACTATTCAG ATGGGAATAGTCTTCAACAGTTTTGGGAATATTATGGCACAGATTAGTCAGGATGACCGCCTATACTATGCACACGTGATCTTGTTACCTCTATACAAAGTTTGTGAAGGATTTGCTGGAAAAGTTGTAATTG AGAGCGACAAGAAGTTGGCGGAAGACACCTGTAGAAAACTAGAGAATATTTTGGGAACTCAGAACTTTGTGCAAGTTTACAACCATATCAGGAAGAATCTTATGTTGAAAAGAAACAAGAGGAGACAAGAAGAAAAGCAAATGGCAGTTATCAATCCGATGCGTAATGCCAAACGGAGGTTGAGAATTTCTGCTAAGAATCGTGCtaacaaaaagagaaagattatgaaattaaaagaagaaacgTTCAGGGCAGGTATCAAATCGATGCGTAATCCCAAACGGAAGTTGAGAATTTCTGCTGAGAATCATGCtaacaaaaagagaaagaatttaTAG